The window GGACGTACCCTCGCACGCGGGGACCAGGGGCATCGCTAATTTACTTTGGCTCCATCGCCGGTGAAGAGTTGGCAAACTTCAGGCAGAGATTCCGGGGATGCGATGCAGATGATCATCTGGATGACGTGTTGGAGCAGGTGCATCGTAACTCCGAAATATTGGATAGCAAGTTCAAAGAACTGCAGCGAGCTTACCGCTGCCTGCTAGCCGCCATATTGCCGTGGGCGAGCGCCCTGTACCTGTTTGGAGTATTTCCACCACCCGTGTAAACGGTTCTCTCAACGTGCGTTAAACAGTTCCTCACTGTAGGCCGGCAATCAGTGTGCGCGCAATTGTTGCGACGCTTAGGGACCAGACGAAGTTCAATAGTGTACCCCCGAGAAAATATCCTGGATCTCGCGCAATTTCCTCTCGGCGGACCAAAGCCTTCGCAGCAAATATAAGTGCGAGACCTGTTTCTGCTTGAATGAAGATGAAGGTGACAATTATTATATTTTCGCACTTCCCTATAATGTTTCCTAAATGACGCCGTTCTACAGTTGAATGCTCATTGCCATCCCCTTGTGCAGGTTGCGCTGAAGCGGAAGGCGAAACAAACCTAGTGACTATGTGCGTACTGACGGCGAGCGTAAGAACGTAGGTACCTACAATAATCAAGATTTTGCATTTGGTTGACTCAACTAGTGGAGGGATAATTATTGTAGCCACTTCCGTCATCCGCTATACGTATGTGCGCATGAACTTAGCGCGTGCTGGATGGCGTTCCGTGCCATGGTCAACTCACTGAGGTGTCCTGATCTTATGGCTTGTGAAAGAGCTTGCTGACTCTGACCAATTTGGGCAGCAACTTGCTTCTGAGTCGGGCTCGCACCATTGAGTGGACGGTACTCTCTAATTGCACGAGCAATCTTTGGAGTCCAGTCGCGCATGACAGCCTGAGATAGCATTCCTGAAGCTTCTATCAGGTGCTCAGTATAAGTCCGAGATAGATGGAGGTTAACAGAGAAAAGTATATCCTCATGAGAACCACGATCTAAAGCATCAGCGGCGTAGTGAAAAGCAGGGCCGTCCATGTCTGAGGCTCGTCCACTGCTGCCCCATACGTCGATAGTTCCGTTACCTAGGCCGAAACGGAACATAGCAGGCCACAATAACAAATTTACAAAGTAGACGATATCGAACGCACGATCTGGCTCATGTAGGAGAGCCGACACTTCATCAAGACCTCTTGTTGTCTCTAGTGGGGCTATAAAGACTGGCCTGAAGTGATGGTTGACCGTGTGTAGCACATACTCAACTTGTTCAGCTAGATTCGAGCGACTAGGTTGCTTCCTTGATCCTACAAGATCGCCAACGAGTGCGAAGTATTTACCGTTCATACAGGTAAGTCTAGTGTGCATTGGGGCTGCTTACAATCCCCACGGCTTGTTTTATGGTTTACAAGTCACAAGACCTGTAAACCATTCCGGTGCATTTGTACAGAGTGGCTTGATCGCCTTCACTAGTATGGTCTTCTCCGATAGGTCTTCCTAGTCATTCATGGGCCCTACCAACCCACCAAGCGGCTCTAGCTATCTCGATCGGGGCTCTCAGGACTCACGCCTATCCAGAGCCGCTGCTCTCGCTCTCGAAGTAGGGCACGTGCACGTGGCTAGCGGACTCTCTTGGCACGCTCCTCCTATGGTCCAGACAGACTAACCCATCTACACATGACTGTCACAAAACCGGCGAGAGGCACCAACTCACTCGACGTTTGGGAATACCATACTCACTTCTACAGTGCCTCAATAGACATATAACGCTAAATAGCTCCTCTCAGATTGCCCTGTGAGCGCCTCGGAGAGGTGGAGTAAGGGTGTAGTACCCCGAAAATCCTGCCAAAAGCCGCCCTCGATCTCGCTTACTGGCGCTCTCATTCAGGAGAACCCGAGGTAGGTTGCCGAGGACTCGGTAGGGCGGGCGTGCAGGTAGCGGCCTGTGGTAGCTATTGAGGAGTGTCCGAGTGTGGCCCTGACCAGGT of the Rubrobacter aplysinae genome contains:
- a CDS encoding Pycsar system effector family protein, with protein sequence MSETQITKQEQLEAAERRLDRLFDWVGRSDTKFSIILGVDTGMLGFLATSAPASASVPVISIILAVVSVLLLVASLIFIYRGTYPRTRGPGASLIYFGSIAGEELANFRQRFRGCDADDHLDDVLEQVHRNSEILDSKFKELQRAYRCLLAAILPWASALYLFGVFPPPV
- a CDS encoding SatD family protein, translated to MHTRLTCMNGKYFALVGDLVGSRKQPSRSNLAEQVEYVLHTVNHHFRPVFIAPLETTRGLDEVSALLHEPDRAFDIVYFVNLLLWPAMFRFGLGNGTIDVWGSSGRASDMDGPAFHYAADALDRGSHEDILFSVNLHLSRTYTEHLIEASGMLSQAVMRDWTPKIARAIREYRPLNGASPTQKQVAAQIGQSQQALSQAIRSGHLSELTMARNAIQHALSSCAHTYSG